The window GTGAGAGgagcagaggagagaagcGGGAAATCGTCGTGCAAAGGGAGGCGCCCAAAAAAAGGCCTGGCAGCAATTCCAGGTCCAGATGCGCGCCGCGACGACGCTAGTAGGGGGGGAGAGCTAGTGCGGAAATGCACTGGCACAGCGTTCGATTGTTGGTGCATCCAATCCGAGGCCCCGCCTAAAGCGCTGGAAAAGGACCTAATCGGAGATATTCCAAGGGCTGCTGCAAGTAACTGGATAGGcgagggggggaaagaagaaaagacggaGCCTAATGGGCGCGCAAAAGGGGGTGCCGCCAGGAAAGCAGtgatgaggacgagatgaagcctagacgaggacgagatgTGAAAGTTAAAAACCATAACACATCGACTCAGTCACTTCTTGGAAAAACCTTGAATTGCATGGACGTTATTGATTGATCAAAGGCGCACTGTCACTAGGCTAGTCTGATCGCAAATGATTGATGCGTTGCCACCACGCAGCGCTAGGATTGGCCACCTTTCTGCAGCCCGCAGCATCCGTTCCTGGAGGCTATTGATGCCAAGAGTTTTCCATCAAATGCCCGCCTCTATTTTGCCTTTACGTGGCGCTATTGTGTCTAATTTGGCATTTTATGGGGGGCTAAAGCATGGGGTCTCTCATGCCAACCACGTTGTGTCGATTAATTTTAGCACgaggagaggctgcatgtacatgttggCGGGCATTTCGCAGAATGAGCATCTATACTAAGCAATGAACCTAACAAGAGTGGTGTTTCAAGATGAATGCTGAACTGCAAAATGGTCGTTGTGTCATTGAGTGAGATTTGATCTTCTCTGTTTCTAATACTCCTCGTCTTATTAGTGCCCAAGTCAGCACGTCTCCGCCAGAAATACTAGCCGTAGTCAATCATTGCCCGCATTGCACAAGCCAAATTCCCCAAGACGAGAGCATCAGCGACTGTTACGTACTCGAAAATGCATGCCCCCTAGAAGTATACCATCGTATCATTTATTGAGGCTATGCAAAGCAACCAACGGCATGGCTGGAATGATTCGTCGAGTTTGGCTTGCTCGGTCTACGTCACCATTTTCCAATCGACGTGATACTGTCATCTCCCCATCACCCTCCAAAGTCTACTTCTGCCACAGCGGCACGCACATGTAATCAGCCGTATAATGAGGAGACAAGTACAAAAGGACCATGCATGCGGCACCCAACCCACGTACATAACCGCTATACGATACCTCGACACTGCCTCGTCCTTCGTATCTGCAGAAATGAATGTGAAACGCGACACAGCCCTGCGGCCCTTCTGGTCCCCGTGCTTATAGCCCCTGGGTTCTGGAACGACGTGCGCTGACGTTAACAATAGAGTTGTCGATCCGTGTCTCTCCCCGAGATTCCCTTTTCTTGGCAGTTCTGCCTCATGTTTCTAGGAGCGACACTAAGAAAAGCTTGTTTTGCAGGCTATTTCTGCCATGCGAAAACGTCAACTTTAGACTTTACACCTCGATGCGGATCCAAGTCTGGGGTACATGTACGCTGCTTGACAAGaactttgacttttttttcatccaCAAAAAATGAGTAAAAACTGATCATTATGAAACTCGTATGCTGTGCCACCAGCGATAGGAAAATCACCGAAAATGTCTCTCCGGCCGATGACATGCTCCCTCCCTTCGACGCCTCCTCTTTCTAACCCAAATCAACAGGTTACATGCATCATCTGCTGCTCCACACAGCCACCGACTCGTTGACCGCCATCATGCTCAGGAGGTGGCATCAAGAAAAGCAGCACTGCCAGTTCTGCTCTCCTTACGGTAGTGGTCTCAACCAAGCATCATATTACGTAGATGCCTGTATCCAGACACCGTTGAAATCTGCGGCAGTCATACAAGcttaattatatactttacaGGTAGCAATACCTTCTTACAAGGAATCTAAACCGTCAACCGCTCCTATAACCTTGCAAGTCAATTCAACACGAGCCGCTCATCTACACGGTGCCTGTCGACCTTGCAAAACGACGTTGCCATGACCGTTGGGTCCGACTCCGACGTAGCCGTCAGCTTCACCATCCCAACAGCATCCTTCGCGTGAGTATCTGCGCGCACCGCCACGtaggcctttgctgcttgtcCGTGTCTTAGTGCAATCACGGCATTTGGCAAGGCCGCCTTCCAACCAGCTCCCTTGATATCAGCCTCCAGACGGAAAATATCCCACTCAAGGTGCTCTGATAGAAGTTGGGCATGGCCTTTGCTGGAACCGGAATATGTGCTGTTATTGGTGAGTTCGAATTCGCAAAAGATGCCCCCCGTGATGGAactgctcttcatcttgtcgtGCGCAAGTGGTGCGCCGGAAGTCATCCGAATCCCGTATTCGCTTGAGCTAGCGTCAGCGAGAGATCTCGCGCCCACGGTATAGGAAAGCACGCCGGCTTCATCCCTGTGGACGTCCAAGATGTAAAAGTGAAGGCCGTTGGCCTCGTCCACAAACTCGTATTTGCTGCCAGATCCGGTGCCCGCGTGGAATAACGCGTCGGCTAGTTGGCGATAGTCGCCCATCGTAATCATGGCCGCTGTGCCATTGGGCCGGATAAAATCAACGAGCTTGATATCCTGAGGATTCGCATCAATGGTCCACTGGAATGGCTGGGTATTGCTATTCCTCGTCTTGCTTATCATGACGCCCGAGTCTGGCTGGAATGAATCTGCGCCCATCCTATCAATAACCTCGACATCATAGGTATTATAGCCGCCTCCATCGCAAAGGACGTCGGTAGAAACGTTGCATGCAGGAGATAGATCTCGATTCATATCAACCCTCAGACCAATGAGCTCGGATACGACTGATCGAGCGGTAATTTGTGTCACTACCGGGCCTGATTCTGCCAAAGCATCTCTCGATATGCGAACAATAGTATCGTTGGAGATGAGTCCTAGGACAAGCTTGTCTCTGACCGTATGCAAGGAACCCATTGAGCCTCCTTGCAGCGCCGGTATTTGGTACCGTGTATGAGGGCCACCAGGGCCATTGAACGATCCCCGAGACATCATCGAGTATGGCCCGGTATAATCTCGCCGCAGAGGAATACCATACGGGTTGTTATAATTGTCGCCGATATTCAACAGATGGCTGAGCTCATGAGCATAGGTTCCCATTCCCGAACTCTCGCATTGAGTCGATGAACCGCCCCCCGCGTTGGGCCAAATGGTAGATGCCGATGCCCACGACGTCCAGGGAACATATCGAGTTGAAGCATAGTTTGGCAGCGACGAAGAGCCGTTGGTGTTCTTCGGAGGTCCAAATGCGTCAGGAACATCCTCCGGCGACGAGAATCTCATCTCGCCAAACTCTTGCCATGTTGACGACTCGTCCTGTCCGGCCGAGAGGATAAAGACGAGCTCAAACGAGTTGCTCGTACTATTTCCCACCTCTGCTCGCCACGCTGCATAAGCATCTGTTCGGATATCGCGGTTACAAGTGCTGTTTGTAGGGCACGCTCCGGGGTTGAAGCCATCGTCGACGCCGTACTGGTACGACAAAGCAGGCATGCGATACGGCCCAAACGATGTCAAATCGACACCGTATCGGCCGTGAGAATCTTCCATCCAATACTCATGCATTGTGTGCCCGCGGTTGAGATCGGTAGGCTTGTTGAGCAGATCGCGATAGTACGCAGGTACGTCTCCTCTACCGAGGCCAGATACTGTCGGTAACGGATTGCCAAAGACAGTCGAATTGGGCTCTCGGGTGACAACAAAAGTCTCGTCGCTATAGTCTACTGCGATCAAAGCAATGTTGAAGTTGCGACTTGAGCCTCTCTTTGTCACGTCGTTCCATTGAGTACCGGGCGGCGCCTTGAAATCATCCCAGGTCATGTCATCAGGGTTTACCCAGACTTGGGGATCAATGGGAGCAAAAGGATCCCTCCATGAGGCTCCCGATAGTGACTCAGCATGGCGACTGAGAAACTCAAGACAAAGCACTGCTGCAAAAGCAGAGGCCCTGGCCGAGAGGCAGCGCGGCCTGTGTGCAAACATTTCCATCAACTTCCAGCAATTTTTACCTAGATTGAAGCATGAGCCTTCAATACATCAAGAAGCCTTGGCTCGGTTTGCCGATTGCCCTTAATATAAGATTCTTTTCCACAGCGTTTGTCTAACAAAGACCATGGCCGACATAGACATGAAGTAACCCCGCTTCCTCGACGGTGGAACGCCCGACCATACCCTGCACTTTCTGAAAGCCCTCAGATAGACTTAATCCATCTCTTTGCTGTTATGCTTATTGTTTTTATCCGGCTTGATTCCCACCTGCTTCATCCGGTCTAAAGACCGACAGTATGGCGGTGATCCAATCAAGACGCAGCTTGGCAGTTGTTAACGTGCGCGGAGTTGACGGCGATGGTGAGTGGCGATGCGACTTGGAAAATCATCACACTCTGGAAACAAAAGTTCTTCTCCCAAGGTATACCTATAACGTCTAGCTCATATGGAGATGCTTATCGGCAACTTCTTGGCAAATGCGCGGGGAACTTTCGGCAGGTTAATATGTTACCAGTGTATAGGTTATCGCGATACTAATGGGCCTCGAGCTTCCTTTGAATTCCAGACCTGGCCTACAGAAACCTCTTGATGAGAGTCTAGACTTATGTTCTATGGCTATTCTTCAAAAGCGTACAAGTCCCTACGTGTATCTAAGCTTCATACAATGCTACCAGCAAAATCGCAACTGCAATCGTTGCCAAGCCATGACCATTCCCGAAATGGTGCAAAACAGGGGCATGTTCTGATGATCCCCAGCTGATTGGCGCAAACAGATTTTCAACGATTGATAACGTGGTCTCACCCGTAGTCAGACGTAGGCAGCAATTAAAATTCAGGACGCTGTAGTTGAAAAGTGAACGTACACAAATGCACGTGTGCACTTCGTGATACTTGCATCTTGTCCCCTTAAGATGCGCGGCATCGTGCCTCACTCAGTGGCGCTAATGTAAGCACAAAGATGGTCCTTAAAGCCCCCAAAGTCTAAATGCTGCGGTATATGTCACATACTGACGCCTTATACAAGATGCCTATCTTTATCCGCGTACTTTCTGTCCGCAAGATACTACACCAGTGCTTCTTTTGGTATGTACCACAGTTCTCCCAGTCTTGATCAAAGCTGATTCACATGATATTAGAACGCCCAGTCCACTTCTCAGTCATCACTCTTCTGGTAACTGGACTATCTTTGCTGGCCTATACGTATTATCAGAGTCGTCGAGGTGACTACCAAACCCTCACTGTCATCGCAAACCACAAGAGTTCAATAGATGTTGTTCAACCCACAAGCACGGTAGTCAAGTTTGTAAGAATCGGGCTGGAGAATTTTCGGCACCTGCATCcgtcctttctcttcattctcttttgCATCGGACTGCGGACGTGGTTCTACTGGGCTATTATTAGAACTACACAATGCTCACGAGCTGGCATAGAGGTATGCTTTTGATGACATATGGCATGTCGATCAGCTGTTGTCTAAGCTAAATACTTCATGCAGGCATTTCTACCAttcttcaccatcatcacagaGGCAGTAGGACCGCTTTTCACGCTCTCGGCGTCCCGATATGGCAGCCTCCATAGGAGCCAGACACAGTATATGCCGTCAAAATCGCAAATCATATTCACCTTCCTCACCATAGTATGGCCTCTCTTTGTCATTTCGTCAGAAGAAagctccatcatcgccactGGCACTATTTGCCCAAtcggatggagatgggagcgCTCCATTTCTCTCATTCAGCTGCTCAATGTTGTACTCGATGCCGCTATTATAAGCCATACGTCTCTTCTGGCTCGGGCcgcgaaagaagatgaagtcgataTAGCTGCTTTCTTGGGCAAACTCTCGCTTGTTGCAGCGGGGAGCATTTtattgctctcttttccgtCGTGGCTTTCTGACTCGGAGTTTATCATGGCATTCCAGTTTCGGGCTCTCGAGAACCGAGACTTTGCCATTGATGGATTACTAGCACCTATCGGGATATTATGCAGCATATCACTGCTGTTTTCTTTACATCCAGCATGTCTTGCCCTGCTTACGACGACTGCCGTATTGATGGGCTCACAGATACCAGCTCGGAGCGTCATTTCGGTTCTACCATCCTCATCTTACGACGAACTTACAAAGCACACGGCTCTTGCTATTCTTGTAGCTGTGCCCTTGTGGTATCTTGCAATTCATAGTCATCATACTGAAGATTCCGGTACATCGCGGGAATTATCCAAATGGCTCATCATCTGTAGTAGTGGATTTGCACTATTTGCATTGGGAACAGTAACGCGACTACTATTCTTCAAGCACTCACCAATGATTTCAGTCGATGTAGCCATCAAATCACTTGTTTCAGAAGCATCAGCGCAGGCATTTTCATGGGAGCTGCAAGCAGCAGTTAGTGTATCATTGGCTGATGCTGTAAGCGAATACACAAAGAGATATGGTATCTCTCCTCCGCCAAATTTTGACAAGTGGCACGAGTTCGCCAGGATACATGATTCGGCTGTCGTGGATCACTTTGACCAGATCAACAATGACTTGCTCCCATTCTGGGGACTAGATGCGAGGAGTATACGTGATCAGACAACCAGGGTCTTTGCGTATGGAAGCTCTGAGATGGGCGGCATGCGCATTAGGAATGGATCCGTGGAGCAGTCGCCATATATACCGGGATCACATCGCTGGATGACGGACTCGTTCCAAAAGATGATTGAACCGTTCGCTCAGTGGTTGCCTGATATGGACATGGCAATCAATCTCGCCGACGAATGTCGTATGGCAATTCCTTTCAAACAAATGGAACAGCTGAAAGCTAAAGCCCGAAAGAATAGAGATAAACTGAAAGGCctaaaggaagagaagggcTGGCCAGCCAGTCAATTTTCGTCTTCCCCATGGCCCAAAGACTTCCCGGAGCCGAAGCCTCGAGCAGCGAATGGCGGTAAAGATGCCATTGATCCCAAATTCACGAACAATATTCGGAGACCAATCTTTTACGATTTCGTTGCCCCCTCGTGCCCACCAGATTCTGCGGTAAATTCCAGGCGGTGGTGGGATTGGAGCAAAATCTGTGTTAATTGCATCAGTCCACATTCCGTATTGACGAGCAGCGGTGCTTTGCTGGCAAACGTATCACTTGCTCATaatctttgccatcagccGGATGCCGCGTATCTGGATGGATTTCTCAACTCGCCATCCGCCATGATAGGCACAAAAGAAGTCTTCCCTATATTCAGCCAAGCCCGTGTTGGCGGCTTCTCGGACATTTtgattccatctccatggaaTTTTGATGAAAAGAGTGAATTCAAGGAGGACagtggcatggcatggaaagaaaagatgaatgGCTTGTTCTGGCGTGGATCGCCGTCGGATGGCTTTTCGGCTCATGGACGATGGCCAGGCTTCTTGCGACCAAGGTTTGTGCACGAAGCTTATAAAAAGACCGTATCATTGCAAACTTCTGGTACAAAGTCTCCAATGAGTGTTAATGTCTCTTTCACTGGAGAAATATCTAAATGCGACGGAAGGGAATGTGCCGTTGAATCAGAAATATATGAGAAATGGGGGTTGGCGACAATGGATAAACATTCATCCAACACAGAAGCCACCCGGCTACCTCCCAGCGTTCCATTTGAAGAGCATTGGCGATACCGTCATTTGATGGACATGGACGGCGCAGGTTTCAGCGGTCGTTTTCTTCCCTTCCTAGAAAGCCGCAGCTTGCCTTATCGCGCTGCCGTCTTTCGCACCTGGTATGACGAGCGACTTCAAGCTTGGCATCATTATGTCCCCGCGGACCTGAGGCTTGGCTCGGGATTTTGGTCTGTTTTTGAGTTTTTCAGTGGAGGTTCTAATGATAAGGCCAGTCAAGGGCCTGATATGGCTAAGAAGATTGCGGAACAAGGTAGAGACTGGACGCGCAAAGCGCTGAGGAAAGAGGACATGCAGATTTACATGTTTCGCTTGTTGTTAGAATGGGGAAGGATTACACACGATGAAAGAGAGCACCTTGGGTTTACGATATAGATGGTTAGATCGAGTATTATAGCGGGATAACTGAtctctgttttttttatgtGACATTTATACTCCATGCCATCGTATGATCAAAATACAAAGCCACACTttgaagggaaaaaaactgCAAATCTGCGCTCAAATAATTTCACAATAGCTATCAAACCAAAGACATAACCATATAACCCTAGATTCTTCAAAGTCTAATACCATGTCTAGCGAATGTCTAATGCTGGAATCGGAAGTCAAGCCGCTTATTTCCTTCGTCAGTCGTCGTAGCGAGATAGTCCAGCCGCTCATTCTCCGACATGGCAGCCCATTTCTTCTCGCGGTATCGGTTACGAGCGATAAAATATACCTTGGTAAGAAGATAAATGACGATGTTCATACAGTTGATGCCGAGAAGCGCGCGATTGCCACGGACGTAGCGAGGGGCATCGTCTATCAATTTTTAGTATGCCAAGGTTCAAGTGAACGTGATGTATGAGAGTAATTTTACCTGCTTGGTAGATGTTGGCAGAAATAATACCACCAGCTTGCACAA is drawn from Trichoderma atroviride chromosome 7, complete sequence and contains these coding sequences:
- a CDS encoding uncharacterized protein (EggNog:ENOG41~SECRETED:SignalP(1-33)), yielding MEMFAHRPRCLSARASAFAAVLCLEFLSRHAESLSGASWRDPFAPIDPQVWVNPDDMTWDDFKAPPGTQWNDVTKRGSSRNFNIALIAVDYSDETFVVTREPNSTVFGNPLPTVSGLGRGDVPAYYRDLLNKPTDLNRGHTMHEYWMEDSHGRYGVDLTSFGPYRMPALSYQYGVDDGFNPGACPTNSTCNRDIRTDAYAAWRAEVGNSTSNSFELVFILSAGQDESSTWQEFGEMRFSSPEDVPDAFGPPKNTNGSSSLPNYASTRYVPWTSWASASTIWPNAGGGSSTQCESSGMGTYAHELSHLLNIGDNYNNPYGIPLRRDYTGPYSMMSRGSFNGPGGPHTRYQIPALQGGSMGSLHTVRDKLVLGLISNDTIVRISRDALAESGPVVTQITARSVVSELIGLRVDMNRDLSPACNVSTDVLCDGGGYNTYDVEVIDRMGADSFQPDSGVMISKTRNSNTQPFQWTIDANPQDIKLVDFIRPNGTAAMITMGDYRQLADALFHAGTGSGSKYEFVDEANGLHFYILDVHRDEAGVLSYTVGARSLADASSSEYGIRMTSGAPLAHDKMKSSSITGGIFCEFELTNNSTYSGSSKGHAQLLSEHLEWDIFRLEADIKGAGWKAALPNAVIALRHGQAAKAYVAVRADTHAKDAVGMVKLTATSESDPTVMATSFCKVDRHRVDERLVLN
- a CDS encoding uncharacterized protein (EggNog:ENOG41~TransMembrane:11 (o6-23i35-55o102-120i132-152o172-188i209-230o242-265i285-306o312-334i346-366o378-399i)~CAZy:GT90), producing the protein MRGIVPHSVALICLSLSAYFLSARYYTSASFERPVHFSVITLLVTGLSLLAYTYYQSRRGDYQTLTVIANHKSSIDVVQPTSTVVKFVRIGLENFRHLHPSFLFILFCIGLRTWFYWAIIRTTQCSRAGIEAFLPFFTIITEAVGPLFTLSASRYGSLHRSQTQYMPSKSQIIFTFLTIVWPLFVISSEESSIIATGTICPIGWRWERSISLIQLLNVVLDAAIISHTSLLARAAKEDEVDIAAFLGKLSLVAAGSILLLSFPSWLSDSEFIMAFQFRALENRDFAIDGLLAPIGILCSISLLFSLHPACLALLTTTAVLMGSQIPARSVISVLPSSSYDELTKHTALAILVAVPLWYLAIHSHHTEDSGTSRELSKWLIICSSGFALFALGTVTRLLFFKHSPMISVDVAIKSLVSEASAQAFSWELQAAVSVSLADAVSEYTKRYGISPPPNFDKWHEFARIHDSAVVDHFDQINNDLLPFWGLDARSIRDQTTRVFAYGSSEMGGMRIRNGSVEQSPYIPGSHRWMTDSFQKMIEPFAQWLPDMDMAINLADECRMAIPFKQMEQLKAKARKNRDKLKGLKEEKGWPASQFSSSPWPKDFPEPKPRAANGGKDAIDPKFTNNIRRPIFYDFVAPSCPPDSAVNSRRWWDWSKICVNCISPHSVLTSSGALLANVSLAHNLCHQPDAAYLDGFLNSPSAMIGTKEVFPIFSQARVGGFSDILIPSPWNFDEKSEFKEDSGMAWKEKMNGLFWRGSPSDGFSAHGRWPGFLRPRFVHEAYKKTVSLQTSGTKSPMSVNVSFTGEISKCDGRECAVESEIYEKWGLATMDKHSSNTEATRLPPSVPFEEHWRYRHLMDMDGAGFSGRFLPFLESRSLPYRAAVFRTWYDERLQAWHHYVPADLRLGSGFWSVFEFFSGGSNDKASQGPDMAKKIAEQGRDWTRKALRKEDMQIYMFRLLLEWGRITHDEREHLGFTI